Proteins encoded together in one Labrus mixtus chromosome 18, fLabMix1.1, whole genome shotgun sequence window:
- the spata7 gene encoding spermatogenesis-associated protein 7, whose protein sequence is MGYADCDSIMESRTGSASSRAGSSPVVRGQTLKSSPFCPHSSSKLTQSIIKDHMLSHYKKVYSAKAAVDASVPKSLTHSVKYNDQIRQERLRKGSRPQSAHSFLQGNSRASCSSAQSRLSAHYDDSPYLCSRSSMVSSPRFNTSFNAKDVVYPSNKLGPQHRHHHTRPASEMKYRSPEATLHRRQSACSLEVSGDQSFYKTFQDPVQKTYSGDLLQKHSQHFTGDKPFTPKTLKSDKSSYLSKYRYYRAPRRKPAEDCNKSRFMRQETYHGSTKNKEYTQELYGSSQGLNAEHEWSEDDFSSTYFSASREQSRAHKSRDRESFHSSSRVSPVGGKSPAVKSISTEEEELMYLEFISAVTEDILSRAHISDRILDRVMKRHIDMNRHYLDEGKMRHLLEVLRNEFEEPTDISTLSTEIEKKENGLLDTLLPHLESGTEEGKTKDNKNLFSYTSLIRDSDLPHHAAPLLVSTPLCSPERTASPSKTNKMDDEKEDSEENFSSLWLGEHVPNNTGLSEEDVYQNQMDTTAANKEISNDSQVCTTVSSDEAFHEDVAEVSSSRESEELEDLGRSLSQSLHVSSNTQHNYVEATEQHTNTVASVSDDEF, encoded by the exons ATGGGATACGCTGATTGTGACTCTATCATGGAATCGAGAACAG GGAGTGCATCATCTAGAGCGGGGTCCAGCCCTGTTGTGAGAGGACAGACTTTGAAAAGTAGCC CTTTCTGCCCGCACTCCTCCAGCAAGTTGACACAGTCCATCATTAAAGACCACATGCTATCTCATTACAAAAAGGTCTACTCAGCAAAAG CTGCCGTTGATGCGTCAGTACCCAAAAGCTTGACACACAGTGTGAAGT ACAATGACCAGATCAGACAGGAGCGGTTGAGGAAAGGGAGTCGTCCTCAATCAGCCCACTCCTTCTTACAGGGGAATAGCAGAGCCTCCTGTTCCTCAGCCCAG AGTAGATTATCTGCACACTATGATGACAGTCCCTACCTCTGCTCAAGAAGTTCCATGGTCTCCAGCCCAAGGTTCAACACTTCCTTTAATGCCAAGGACGTAGTTTATCCATCAAATAAACTCGGTCCGCAGCACCGGCATCACCACACTCGCCCAGCTTCAGAGATGAAGTACCGCAGCCCAGAGGCCACTTTACACAGAAGACAGTCTGCGTGTTCACTGGAAGTTTCAGGAGATCAGAGCTTCTACAAGACATTTCAGGATCCAGTTCAGAAGACGTACAGTGGGGACTTGCTCCAGAAACATTCACAGCACTTTACCGGAGACAAACCTTTCACCCCTAAGACGCTAAAATCAGATAAGAGCTCATACTTGTCAAAATATCGCTACTACAGAGCGCCACGGAGGAAACCCGCTGAAGACTGCAATAAGTCTAGGTTTATGCGACAGGAGACGTATCATGGAAG cacaAAAAACAAGGAATACACACAGGAGCTCTATGGGTCATCTCAG gGATTAAATGCGGAGCATGAGTGGTCTGAGGATGACTTCAGTAGTACATACTTCTCAGCATCCAGAGAACAGAGCCGAGCACACAAGAGCAGGGACCGTGAATCATTCCACTCCTCATCCAG GGTCTCACCAGTGGGCGGGaagtctccagctgtgaagAGTATATCTACAGA GGAAGAAGAACTAATGTATCTAGAGTTCATTTCGGCTGTCACAGAGGATATCTTGTCCAGGGCGCACATTTCTGACAG GATTCTAGATAGGGTGATGAAGCGGCATATTGACATGAATCGACATTATCTTGATGAA ggtaAAATGCGCCACCTTCTGGAAGTGCTGCGTAATGAATTTGAAGAGCCAACCGACATATCCACCCTCAGTACAGagattgaaaaaaaggaaaatggttTGCTTGATACTCTCCTACCTCATCTGGAATCAGGGACAGAAGAGGGGAAgaccaaagacaacaaaaacctCTTTTCTTACACATCATTAATTAGAGACAGTGATTTGCCACATCATGCGGCTCCCTTATTGGTGTCTACCCCCTTATGCTCCCCAGAAAGGACTGCTTCACCttctaaaacaaataaaatggaTGACGAGAAGGAGGATTCTGAAGAGAACTTTAGCTCTCTTTGGCTCGGTGAGCATGTTCCCAATAATACAGGACTCAGTGAAGAGGACGTCTATCAAAATCAAATGGACACAACTGCGGCAAACAAAGAAATCAGCAATGACAGCCAAGTATGCACCACTGTGAGCAGTGACGAAGCATTTCATGAGGACGTAGCTGAGGTCAGTTCCAGCAGAGAATCGGAAGAGCTTGAGGATCTGGGGAGAAGCTTGTCACAGTCGCTTCATGTGTCCagcaatacacaacacaactatGTGGAGGCTACTGAGCAACATACAAATACAGTTGCTTCTGTCAGTGATGATGAGTTCTGA
- the ptpn21 gene encoding tyrosine-protein phosphatase non-receptor type 21 isoform X2, with amino-acid sequence MPLPFGFKLKRTRRYTVSSKSCLVTRIQLLNGEFVEFTLSVESTGQECLEAVAQRLELREITFFSLWYFNKQNQQRWIDLEKPLKKQLDKYGLEPTVYFGVVFYIPSVNQLQQEITRYQYYLQLKKDVLEGRISCSLEQAVRLASLAVQADFGDFNRYDSQEFLQKFVLFPIDWIQDERVLEEATQKVALLYQSFRGLSAPEAEMLYMQEVEKMEGYGQESYQAKDSTGTDVTLGSCLEGIFVKHKNGRPLLLFRWNEINNMSHNRSFFALELTNREESVQFQTEDMETSKYVCRMCLARLKFYKINKSSLQSQATVVNPVRRRSSTRLSLPKPQGYMMPPPQMHYNGHFTEPYTSSQDNLYMNNQNGYYYHSQTSLDCPPLEYSSGGRLRNGSVYSAHSTSSLTNPQHYLQPSPMSSNPSITSDITRPDYIPSHRHSALIPPSYRATPDYETVMRQKTRGPGGGMVLSQEHRQSHSMRNLNIGNSYAYSRPDPLVYSQPEIRGEHGGAAQHLHYPFHLGSSFHSPSPYPYPTERRPVVGAVSVPELTNVQLQQAQDYPAPNIMRTQVYRPPPPYPYAHPRPANSTPDLSRHLYVSSSNPDLIITRRVHHSVQTFQEDSLPVAHSLQEVSEPLFSGPPQRHPYHAQKRNSIEIAGLAQSLEGMRVKERTLSSSAAESATPPPVLHSRQSQGSQLDVFLERTKKEDRGGIKEGVQYGHKKSLSDATMLVHSSGEEEEFEEDSGRHTPLSQDAAVTLPEQPTQPHHSLTSLSSLKNQQQTPIEPPPAYPIGSSLDPAITSSLAYKVHPLIQENEPLYLLSDLRQPRIMPSVSEGDLSGQAKQKTKKDFKKRPVSDVPAGKKTVEGLPPPGMRKGARSEVKKMGPLKVAHLNGLSVSRQPMHDEIKDEPERASNDERCKALEQHMERGELLKEYESIPKRRPSGECNIALQPESGDKNRFQDVMPYDDTRVELVPTKENNTGYINASHVRITVSGQEWSYIATQGPMSNTCQDFWQMVWEQGVSIIAMVTAEEESGREKSFRYWPRLGSRHNTVTYGRFKITTRFRTESGCYATTGLKIKHLLTGQERTVWHLQYTDWPDHGCPEDFKGFLTYLEEIQSVRRHTNSISDPKNTNLPVLVHCSAGVGRTGVVILSEIMIACLEHNEALDVPKFLSRLRAQRMMMVQTLSQYTFIYKVIIEYLRNSRLI; translated from the exons ATGCCCCTGCCATTTGGCTTTAAACTCAAAAGAACTCGAAGGTATACTGTTTCAAGCAAAAGCTGTCTTGTCACTCGGATACAGCTGCTCAATGGAGAGTTTGTGGAGTTTACGCTTTCAGTGGAGAGCACAGGACAGGAATGTCTCGAGGCAGTTGCTCAGAGACTTGAGTTAAGAGAG ATAACATTCTTCAGCCTGTGGTACTTCAACAAGCAGAATCAGCAGAGATGGATCGACTTGGAGAAGCCGCTGAAAAAGCAGCTCGACAAGTACGGGCTGGAGCCCACCGTTTACTTTGGAGTCGTGTTTTACATACCCAGTGTCAACCAACTGCAACAGGAGATCACAAG ATATCAGTATTACCTGCAGCTTAAGAAGGATGTTCTGGAAGGAAGGATCTCATGCTCACTTGAACAAGCTGTTCGTTTAGCTAGTCTGGCAGTGCAAG CTGACTTTGGAGACTTCAATCGATATGATTCTCAGGAGTTCCTACAGAAGTTTGTCTTGTTTCCGATT GACTGGATCCAGGATGAGCGAGTTCTGGAGGAGGCCACTCAGAAAGTGGCTCTTCTTTATCAGTCGTTTAG GGGTTTATCAgccccagaggcagagatgtTGTACATGCAAGAGGTGGAGAAAATGGAAGGCTATGGTCAGGAAAGCTATCAAGCTAAG GACAGCACAGGCACAGATGTTACACTGGGTTCTTGCCTAGAGGGCATCTTTGTCAAACATAAAAATGGCAGGCCACTTCTTCTATTCAG GTGGAATGAAATTAACAACATGAGTCACAACAGGTCCTTCTTTGCCCTGGAGCTCAccaacagagaggagagtgtTCAGTTCCAGACC GAAGACATGGAAACCTCCAAATATGTGTGCCGGATGTGTCTGGCCAGACTCAAGTTTTATAAGATAAACAAGAGTAGTct CCAAAGCCAGGCCACAGTTGTCAACCCAGTCAGACGGAGATCCTCTACTCGACTATCTCTG CCAAAGCCTCAGGGCTACATGATGCCCCCTCCACAAATGCACTACAATGGCCATTTCACAGAGCCGTACACATCATCACAAG ACAACCTGTACATGAACAATCAGAACGGCTATTACTACCACTCCCAGACCAGCCTGGACTGCCCTCCTCTGGAATACAGCAGCGGAGGGCGTTTACGTAATGGCAGCGTCTACAGTGCCCACAGCACCAGCTCTTTAACCAATCCACAGCACTACCTTCAGCCCTCACCCATGTCCTCCAATCCCTCCATCACTAGTGACATCACCAGGCCTGACTATATCCCCTCGCACCGCCACAGCGCTCTGATCCCGCCATCCTACCGTGCCACACCTGATTATGAGACAGTGATGCGTCAGAAGACCAGAGGACCGGGCGGAGGGATGGTGTTGTCTCAGGAGCACCGGCAGAGCCACTCAATGAGGAACCTGAACATTGGTAACTCCTACGCCTACAGCAGGCCAGATCCTCTGGTTTACAGCCAGCCAGAGATCAGAGGGGAGCATGGCGGAGCGGCCCAACACCTCCACTATCCCTTCCATCTTGGCTCCAGCTTCCACAGCCCCTCTCCGTACCCATACCCCACAGAAAGAAGGCCTGTGGTGGGGGCGGTGAGCGTCCCAGAGCTCACTAATGTCCAGTTACAGCAGGCACAGGATTATCCAGCCCCAAACATAATGAGAACACAAGTGTACCGACCACCGCCACCCTACCCATACGCCCATCCTCGGCCTGCTAACAGCACCCCTGACCTGTCGCGTCACCTGTACGTCAGCAGCAGCAACCCTGACCTGATCATCACAAGACGTGTGCATCACTCGGTCCAGACTTTCCAGGAGGACAGCCTTCCTGTTGCACACTCTTTACAAGAAGTGTCAGAGCCCCTTTTCAGTGGACCCCCACAGAGACACCCATACCACGCTCAGAAGCGTAACTCCATTGAGATTGCTGGATTAGCTCAAAGTCTGGAGGGGATGAGGGTCAAAGAGCGGACTTTGTCTTCGTCTGCAGCTGAATCTGCTACGCCTCCTCCTGTCCTGCACAGCCGTCAATCTCAGGGCTCTCAACTTGACGTGTTTCTTGAACGTACAAAGAAGGAGGACAGGGGGGGTATTAAGGAAGGCGTACAGTACGGACACAAAAAGTCCCTTTCAGATGCCACCATGCTGGTTCACAGTAGTGGTGAAGAAGAGGAGTTTGAGGAGGACAGCGGACGTCACACTCCACTGTCTCAGGATGCAGCAGTAACTCTTCCTGAGCAGCCGACGCAACCGCATCACAGCTTAACGTCTCTCTCTTCACTGAAAAATCAGCAACAGACTCCCATCGAGCCGCCTCCTGCATATCCCATAGGCTCCTCCCTTGACCCCGCCATAACCAGCTCCCTAGCCTACAAGGTTCACCCCTTGATCCAGGAGAACGAGCCCCTGTACCTGCTGTCAGATTTAAGACAGCCCAGGATTATGCCCTCAGTCTCTGAGGGAGACCTGAGTGGGCAGGCCAAGCAGAAGACCAAGAAGGACTTCAAGAAGAGGCCTGTGTCAGACGTGCCTGCTGGGAAGAAAACCGTGGAAGGTTTGCCCCCTCCG GGCATGAGGAAAGGAGCGAGGTCAGAGGTGAAGAAGATGGGCCCTCTGAAGGTGGCCCACCTGAACGGCCTGTCAGTGTCCAGGCAGCCGATGCACGACGAGATCAAGGATGAGCCTGAGCGAGCCTCTAACGACGAGAGG tgtaAAGCGCTAGAGCAGCACATGGAGAGGGGAGAGCTGCTGAAAGAGTACGAGAGTATCCCAAAGCGACGTCCGTCAGGAGAATGCAACATCGCACTGCAGCCAGAGAGCGGAGACAAAAACCGCTTCCAAGACGTCATGCCTTACGACGACACCCGAGTGGAGCTGGTGCCCACGAAAGAGAACAACACAGGATACATCAATGCGTCACACGTCAGA ATAACAGTGAGTGGACAAGAGTGGAGCTACATTGCTACGCAGGGTCCCATGTCGAACACCTGTCAGGACTTCTGGCAGATGGTGTGGGAACAGGGTGTCTCTatcattgccatggtaactgcTGAGGAG GAGAGTGGCCGAGAGAAGAGCTTCAGGTATTGGCCCCGGCTCGGCTCACGACACAACACGGTGACATACGGCCGCTTTAAGATCACCACGCGGTTCCGCACAGAGTCGGGCTGCTACGCCACCACGGGGCTGAAGATCAAACACCTCCTGACGGGCCAAGAGAGGACCGTGTGGCACCTGCAGTACACAGACTGGCCTGACCACGGCTGCCCCGAGGACTTCAAAGGCTTCCTCA CCTACCTGGAGGAGATCCAGTCTGTgaggagacacacaaacagcatcagTGACCCAAAGAACACAAACCTGCCTGTGCTGGTCCACTGCAGTGCTGGAGTGGGACGGACGGGGGTGGTCATTCTGTCTGAGATCATGATCGCCTGCCTAGAGCACAACGAG GCGCTGGATGTCCCAAAATTCCTGTCGAGGCTGCGCGctcagaggatgatgatggtgcaGACCTTGTCTCAGTACACCTTCATCTACAAGGTCATCATAGAATACCTCCGCAACTCCAGGCTCATATGA
- the ptpn21 gene encoding tyrosine-protein phosphatase non-receptor type 21 isoform X1, which translates to MPLPFGFKLKRTRRYTVSSKSCLVTRIQLLNGEFVEFTLSVESTGQECLEAVAQRLELREITFFSLWYFNKQNQQRWIDLEKPLKKQLDKYGLEPTVYFGVVFYIPSVNQLQQEITRYQYYLQLKKDVLEGRISCSLEQAVRLASLAVQADFGDFNRYDSQEFLQKFVLFPIDWIQDERVLEEATQKVALLYQSFRGLSAPEAEMLYMQEVEKMEGYGQESYQAKDSTGTDVTLGSCLEGIFVKHKNGRPLLLFRWNEINNMSHNRSFFALELTNREESVQFQTEDMETSKYVCRMCLARLKFYKINKSSLEECDPLPSEGSQKSLLTLSFPRFPMLSRPSLPSNKGQSQATVVNPVRRRSSTRLSLPKPQGYMMPPPQMHYNGHFTEPYTSSQDNLYMNNQNGYYYHSQTSLDCPPLEYSSGGRLRNGSVYSAHSTSSLTNPQHYLQPSPMSSNPSITSDITRPDYIPSHRHSALIPPSYRATPDYETVMRQKTRGPGGGMVLSQEHRQSHSMRNLNIGNSYAYSRPDPLVYSQPEIRGEHGGAAQHLHYPFHLGSSFHSPSPYPYPTERRPVVGAVSVPELTNVQLQQAQDYPAPNIMRTQVYRPPPPYPYAHPRPANSTPDLSRHLYVSSSNPDLIITRRVHHSVQTFQEDSLPVAHSLQEVSEPLFSGPPQRHPYHAQKRNSIEIAGLAQSLEGMRVKERTLSSSAAESATPPPVLHSRQSQGSQLDVFLERTKKEDRGGIKEGVQYGHKKSLSDATMLVHSSGEEEEFEEDSGRHTPLSQDAAVTLPEQPTQPHHSLTSLSSLKNQQQTPIEPPPAYPIGSSLDPAITSSLAYKVHPLIQENEPLYLLSDLRQPRIMPSVSEGDLSGQAKQKTKKDFKKRPVSDVPAGKKTVEGLPPPGMRKGARSEVKKMGPLKVAHLNGLSVSRQPMHDEIKDEPERASNDERCKALEQHMERGELLKEYESIPKRRPSGECNIALQPESGDKNRFQDVMPYDDTRVELVPTKENNTGYINASHVRITVSGQEWSYIATQGPMSNTCQDFWQMVWEQGVSIIAMVTAEEESGREKSFRYWPRLGSRHNTVTYGRFKITTRFRTESGCYATTGLKIKHLLTGQERTVWHLQYTDWPDHGCPEDFKGFLTYLEEIQSVRRHTNSISDPKNTNLPVLVHCSAGVGRTGVVILSEIMIACLEHNEALDVPKFLSRLRAQRMMMVQTLSQYTFIYKVIIEYLRNSRLI; encoded by the exons ATGCCCCTGCCATTTGGCTTTAAACTCAAAAGAACTCGAAGGTATACTGTTTCAAGCAAAAGCTGTCTTGTCACTCGGATACAGCTGCTCAATGGAGAGTTTGTGGAGTTTACGCTTTCAGTGGAGAGCACAGGACAGGAATGTCTCGAGGCAGTTGCTCAGAGACTTGAGTTAAGAGAG ATAACATTCTTCAGCCTGTGGTACTTCAACAAGCAGAATCAGCAGAGATGGATCGACTTGGAGAAGCCGCTGAAAAAGCAGCTCGACAAGTACGGGCTGGAGCCCACCGTTTACTTTGGAGTCGTGTTTTACATACCCAGTGTCAACCAACTGCAACAGGAGATCACAAG ATATCAGTATTACCTGCAGCTTAAGAAGGATGTTCTGGAAGGAAGGATCTCATGCTCACTTGAACAAGCTGTTCGTTTAGCTAGTCTGGCAGTGCAAG CTGACTTTGGAGACTTCAATCGATATGATTCTCAGGAGTTCCTACAGAAGTTTGTCTTGTTTCCGATT GACTGGATCCAGGATGAGCGAGTTCTGGAGGAGGCCACTCAGAAAGTGGCTCTTCTTTATCAGTCGTTTAG GGGTTTATCAgccccagaggcagagatgtTGTACATGCAAGAGGTGGAGAAAATGGAAGGCTATGGTCAGGAAAGCTATCAAGCTAAG GACAGCACAGGCACAGATGTTACACTGGGTTCTTGCCTAGAGGGCATCTTTGTCAAACATAAAAATGGCAGGCCACTTCTTCTATTCAG GTGGAATGAAATTAACAACATGAGTCACAACAGGTCCTTCTTTGCCCTGGAGCTCAccaacagagaggagagtgtTCAGTTCCAGACC GAAGACATGGAAACCTCCAAATATGTGTGCCGGATGTGTCTGGCCAGACTCAAGTTTTATAAGATAAACAAGAGTAGTct aGAGGAGTGTGACCCCCTGCCTTCTGAGGGCTCCCAGAAGTCCCTTCTCACTCTATCCTTTCCTCGCTTTCCAATGCTCTCTCGTCCCTCTCTGCCTTCTAATAAGGG CCAAAGCCAGGCCACAGTTGTCAACCCAGTCAGACGGAGATCCTCTACTCGACTATCTCTG CCAAAGCCTCAGGGCTACATGATGCCCCCTCCACAAATGCACTACAATGGCCATTTCACAGAGCCGTACACATCATCACAAG ACAACCTGTACATGAACAATCAGAACGGCTATTACTACCACTCCCAGACCAGCCTGGACTGCCCTCCTCTGGAATACAGCAGCGGAGGGCGTTTACGTAATGGCAGCGTCTACAGTGCCCACAGCACCAGCTCTTTAACCAATCCACAGCACTACCTTCAGCCCTCACCCATGTCCTCCAATCCCTCCATCACTAGTGACATCACCAGGCCTGACTATATCCCCTCGCACCGCCACAGCGCTCTGATCCCGCCATCCTACCGTGCCACACCTGATTATGAGACAGTGATGCGTCAGAAGACCAGAGGACCGGGCGGAGGGATGGTGTTGTCTCAGGAGCACCGGCAGAGCCACTCAATGAGGAACCTGAACATTGGTAACTCCTACGCCTACAGCAGGCCAGATCCTCTGGTTTACAGCCAGCCAGAGATCAGAGGGGAGCATGGCGGAGCGGCCCAACACCTCCACTATCCCTTCCATCTTGGCTCCAGCTTCCACAGCCCCTCTCCGTACCCATACCCCACAGAAAGAAGGCCTGTGGTGGGGGCGGTGAGCGTCCCAGAGCTCACTAATGTCCAGTTACAGCAGGCACAGGATTATCCAGCCCCAAACATAATGAGAACACAAGTGTACCGACCACCGCCACCCTACCCATACGCCCATCCTCGGCCTGCTAACAGCACCCCTGACCTGTCGCGTCACCTGTACGTCAGCAGCAGCAACCCTGACCTGATCATCACAAGACGTGTGCATCACTCGGTCCAGACTTTCCAGGAGGACAGCCTTCCTGTTGCACACTCTTTACAAGAAGTGTCAGAGCCCCTTTTCAGTGGACCCCCACAGAGACACCCATACCACGCTCAGAAGCGTAACTCCATTGAGATTGCTGGATTAGCTCAAAGTCTGGAGGGGATGAGGGTCAAAGAGCGGACTTTGTCTTCGTCTGCAGCTGAATCTGCTACGCCTCCTCCTGTCCTGCACAGCCGTCAATCTCAGGGCTCTCAACTTGACGTGTTTCTTGAACGTACAAAGAAGGAGGACAGGGGGGGTATTAAGGAAGGCGTACAGTACGGACACAAAAAGTCCCTTTCAGATGCCACCATGCTGGTTCACAGTAGTGGTGAAGAAGAGGAGTTTGAGGAGGACAGCGGACGTCACACTCCACTGTCTCAGGATGCAGCAGTAACTCTTCCTGAGCAGCCGACGCAACCGCATCACAGCTTAACGTCTCTCTCTTCACTGAAAAATCAGCAACAGACTCCCATCGAGCCGCCTCCTGCATATCCCATAGGCTCCTCCCTTGACCCCGCCATAACCAGCTCCCTAGCCTACAAGGTTCACCCCTTGATCCAGGAGAACGAGCCCCTGTACCTGCTGTCAGATTTAAGACAGCCCAGGATTATGCCCTCAGTCTCTGAGGGAGACCTGAGTGGGCAGGCCAAGCAGAAGACCAAGAAGGACTTCAAGAAGAGGCCTGTGTCAGACGTGCCTGCTGGGAAGAAAACCGTGGAAGGTTTGCCCCCTCCG GGCATGAGGAAAGGAGCGAGGTCAGAGGTGAAGAAGATGGGCCCTCTGAAGGTGGCCCACCTGAACGGCCTGTCAGTGTCCAGGCAGCCGATGCACGACGAGATCAAGGATGAGCCTGAGCGAGCCTCTAACGACGAGAGG tgtaAAGCGCTAGAGCAGCACATGGAGAGGGGAGAGCTGCTGAAAGAGTACGAGAGTATCCCAAAGCGACGTCCGTCAGGAGAATGCAACATCGCACTGCAGCCAGAGAGCGGAGACAAAAACCGCTTCCAAGACGTCATGCCTTACGACGACACCCGAGTGGAGCTGGTGCCCACGAAAGAGAACAACACAGGATACATCAATGCGTCACACGTCAGA ATAACAGTGAGTGGACAAGAGTGGAGCTACATTGCTACGCAGGGTCCCATGTCGAACACCTGTCAGGACTTCTGGCAGATGGTGTGGGAACAGGGTGTCTCTatcattgccatggtaactgcTGAGGAG GAGAGTGGCCGAGAGAAGAGCTTCAGGTATTGGCCCCGGCTCGGCTCACGACACAACACGGTGACATACGGCCGCTTTAAGATCACCACGCGGTTCCGCACAGAGTCGGGCTGCTACGCCACCACGGGGCTGAAGATCAAACACCTCCTGACGGGCCAAGAGAGGACCGTGTGGCACCTGCAGTACACAGACTGGCCTGACCACGGCTGCCCCGAGGACTTCAAAGGCTTCCTCA CCTACCTGGAGGAGATCCAGTCTGTgaggagacacacaaacagcatcagTGACCCAAAGAACACAAACCTGCCTGTGCTGGTCCACTGCAGTGCTGGAGTGGGACGGACGGGGGTGGTCATTCTGTCTGAGATCATGATCGCCTGCCTAGAGCACAACGAG GCGCTGGATGTCCCAAAATTCCTGTCGAGGCTGCGCGctcagaggatgatgatggtgcaGACCTTGTCTCAGTACACCTTCATCTACAAGGTCATCATAGAATACCTCCGCAACTCCAGGCTCATATGA